The proteins below are encoded in one region of Ferruginibacter lapsinanis:
- the purH gene encoding bifunctional phosphoribosylaminoimidazolecarboxamide formyltransferase/IMP cyclohydrolase, whose amino-acid sequence MQKKIQSALISVFYKDGLENIVRELNRLGVKIYSTGGTQKFIEDLNVSCVPVESLTTYPSILGGRVKTLHPAVFGGILGKRDDAQHVDEMKQFNIPEIDLVIVDLYPFEETVASTNDEKLIIEKIDIGGPSMIRAAAKNHKDVVVVAAKKDYSLLEEILKSQNGETTLDQRRAFAIKAFDVCTGYDLAISNYFNQTNFDNPFNKEKTILRYGENPHQQGVFYGNQNEIFDKLHGKELSYNNLVDVDAAVQLIAEVTSTTFAIIKHTNVCGVAQRGTLKESWDAALAGDPESAFGGVLVCNATVDKATAEAINEIFFEVLIAPSFDADALTILQTKKNRILLKQKSGLSTTHQYKSVLNGILTQQNDVGNFTEWKEVGGRETTASEKEDLAFANIIAKHLKSNSIALVKNKQLIGKGCGQTSRIDSLRQSIEKAKQFNFDLKDAVLASDAFFPFDDCVKISHAAGITAFIQPGGSIRDNDSIEYCKQNNLAMVITGLRHFKH is encoded by the coding sequence ATGCAAAAAAAGATACAATCAGCGTTAATTTCAGTTTTTTACAAAGATGGGTTGGAGAATATTGTACGAGAGTTAAATAGACTTGGTGTTAAAATTTATTCAACCGGCGGCACACAAAAATTTATTGAAGACCTAAATGTCTCTTGTGTTCCAGTTGAGTCATTAACTACTTATCCATCTATCTTAGGCGGAAGAGTAAAAACTTTACATCCTGCTGTATTCGGTGGCATCTTAGGTAAAAGAGATGATGCTCAACATGTTGATGAAATGAAGCAATTCAACATTCCGGAAATTGATCTGGTAATTGTAGATCTGTATCCGTTTGAAGAAACTGTTGCATCTACAAACGATGAAAAATTAATTATTGAGAAAATAGATATTGGTGGTCCGAGCATGATACGTGCTGCTGCAAAAAATCACAAAGATGTGGTAGTGGTTGCTGCAAAAAAAGATTACTCATTATTAGAAGAAATTTTAAAATCTCAAAACGGTGAAACGACATTAGATCAACGTAGAGCATTTGCCATTAAAGCATTTGATGTTTGTACAGGATATGATCTGGCTATTTCTAATTATTTCAACCAAACTAATTTTGATAATCCTTTCAATAAAGAAAAAACAATATTACGTTACGGAGAAAATCCTCATCAACAAGGGGTTTTTTACGGCAATCAAAATGAAATATTTGATAAGCTACATGGCAAAGAGTTATCTTATAATAATTTGGTAGATGTTGATGCTGCAGTACAATTAATTGCTGAAGTAACATCTACAACATTTGCAATCATTAAACATACCAATGTTTGCGGCGTTGCACAAAGAGGAACGTTGAAAGAAAGCTGGGATGCAGCACTAGCAGGTGATCCTGAAAGCGCCTTCGGCGGTGTATTGGTTTGTAATGCAACAGTTGATAAAGCAACGGCAGAAGCTATCAATGAAATATTTTTTGAAGTGTTGATCGCTCCTTCATTTGATGCAGATGCTTTGACTATTCTTCAAACAAAGAAGAACAGAATTCTATTGAAACAAAAATCAGGATTGTCAACAACGCATCAATATAAGTCTGTATTAAATGGAATATTGACTCAACAAAATGATGTGGGTAATTTTACAGAATGGAAAGAAGTAGGTGGCAGAGAAACTACTGCGTCTGAAAAAGAAGATTTGGCTTTTGCAAATATTATTGCCAAACATTTAAAAAGCAATTCTATTGCTTTAGTAAAAAACAAGCAGCTCATCGGTAAAGGTTGCGGACAAACTTCACGTATCGATTCTCTTCGTCAATCTATAGAAAAAGCAAAGCAATTTAATTTTGATTTGAAAGATGCTGTATTGGCAAGTGATGCTTTTTTCCCTTTTGACGATTGTGTAAAAATTTCACATGCCGCCGGCATTACTGCGTTTATACAACCTGGCGGTTCTATTAGAGATAATGACAGCATCGAATATTGTAAACAAAATAATTTAGCGATGGTCATTACAGGCCTCAGGCATTTTAAACATTAA
- a CDS encoding polysaccharide deacetylase family protein, which produces MVLVYAHNTSARLSYICSFIFKELMGVDIAITTHITSFKNHTGIKINYSSRRIVDDEIFIRSTNLLFEKDIREQQIECFEIKSYKAFFQISESDWSFDIFAAAFYLLSRYEEYLPHSKDEYGRYGHKNSIAFKEDFLHLPLINIWVKDFADAIQKKYPIFNIQYSTFKFVPTYDIDIAYSYKHKGFSRNIGGFLRSPSFTRLLVLLRLRKDPFDTFDKLDALHQQYNLQPIYFFLLAQKNGVYDKNILPHTKAMQKLVKNIASKYIAGIHPSWQSGDDISLLKEEVGKFNALIQTTDNVSTRSRQHYIRFNLPEGYTRLIDVGITDDHSMGYGSINGFRASTATPFYWFDLSTNKRTDLRIHPFCYMEANSFYEQKLTPVQALEELKHYYSICKNVNGTFITVFHNHMIGRDKLFTGWGEMYEQFLQQMKE; this is translated from the coding sequence ATGGTTTTAGTTTACGCTCATAACACATCAGCCCGGCTATCTTATATCTGCTCTTTCATTTTTAAAGAATTAATGGGAGTAGATATTGCTATTACAACACATATTACTTCCTTTAAAAACCATACTGGTATAAAAATAAATTACTCATCAAGACGTATTGTTGATGATGAAATATTTATCAGAAGCACTAATTTATTGTTTGAAAAAGATATCAGAGAGCAACAAATAGAGTGTTTTGAAATCAAGAGCTATAAAGCTTTTTTTCAAATATCTGAGAGCGACTGGTCTTTCGATATTTTTGCAGCAGCATTTTATTTACTCAGCCGGTATGAAGAATATCTGCCACACTCAAAAGATGAATATGGCAGATACGGCCACAAAAATTCAATCGCATTTAAAGAAGATTTTTTACATCTTCCTTTGATCAATATCTGGGTAAAGGATTTTGCAGATGCGATACAAAAAAAATATCCAATATTCAATATCCAATATTCAACATTCAAATTTGTGCCAACCTACGATATTGATATTGCTTACTCTTACAAGCATAAAGGATTTTCACGAAATATCGGAGGATTTTTAAGATCGCCTTCCTTTACAAGACTTCTTGTTTTACTTCGTTTAAGAAAAGACCCTTTTGATACATTTGATAAATTGGATGCGTTACATCAACAATATAATTTACAACCAATTTATTTTTTCTTGTTGGCACAAAAGAATGGCGTGTACGATAAAAACATTTTACCACATACAAAAGCAATGCAGAAACTTGTAAAAAACATTGCTTCGAAATACATAGCCGGTATTCACCCCAGTTGGCAAAGCGGTGATGATATTTCTTTACTAAAAGAAGAGGTTGGTAAATTTAATGCGTTGATCCAGACTACTGATAATGTTTCGACCCGAAGCCGGCAGCATTATATACGTTTCAATTTGCCGGAGGGTTACACTCGATTAATTGATGTTGGTATAACTGATGACCATAGTATGGGATATGGATCTATCAATGGTTTCAGAGCATCTACAGCAACTCCTTTTTACTGGTTTGATCTTTCAACAAACAAACGAACAGACCTCCGCATTCATCCTTTCTGCTATATGGAAGCAAATAGTTTTTACGAACAAAAACTAACCCCTGTACAGGCACTTGAAGAATTAAAACACTATTATTCAATTTGTAAAAATGTAAACGGAACATTCATTACCGTTTTCCACAATCACATGATAGGGCGTGATAAGTTATTTACGGGCTGGGGCGAAATGTACGAGCAGTTTTTACAACAAATGAAAGAATGA
- a CDS encoding LutB/LldF family L-lactate oxidation iron-sulfur protein, with amino-acid sequence MTDTSQTFIAKSIIKAADLDHRRKINFNIGKYNEKVPEGKEQFADVHLVRERAKNIKWRAIETLDQQLEEFELNFSKRGGKVIWAETAQQAIDEILAICKEKNCRTLVKSKSMVTEEIHLNDALEKNGIESIETDLGEYIQQLDGEAPYHIVTPAMHKSKEDVARLFSQKLGTPANLSPQELTLVARDILRKKYTRAEVGVTGANFIISDIGAIAVTENEGNARLSCSFPKTHIVIVGIEKMIPSLTDLGLFWPLLSTFGTGQKVTVYNTIVTGPSQANESDGPEEMYVILLDNGRTNILQNPKQRESLYCIRCGACLNACPVYKNIGGHSYGATYSGPIGSVITPHLSGMDEYKHLSYASSLCGNCTEVCAVKINLHELLLENRKESVEEGLTTFSEKMAWKVWKIASLKRGLMNMGNGNLKNKVVNGLFKGWKESRSDLHFSPKTFNEMWKDMHKTK; translated from the coding sequence ATGACCGATACTTCCCAAACTTTTATAGCCAAAAGCATTATTAAAGCAGCTGATCTGGATCATCGCAGAAAGATCAACTTTAATATTGGCAAGTACAATGAGAAAGTACCGGAAGGCAAAGAACAGTTTGCGGATGTTCATTTGGTTCGTGAAAGAGCTAAGAATATTAAATGGCGGGCAATTGAAACATTGGATCAGCAACTGGAAGAATTTGAACTTAATTTTTCTAAACGTGGTGGTAAAGTAATCTGGGCCGAAACTGCACAGCAGGCGATTGACGAAATACTGGCGATCTGCAAAGAAAAGAATTGCAGAACGTTGGTAAAGAGTAAAAGCATGGTTACTGAAGAAATTCACCTGAATGATGCTTTAGAGAAAAATGGCATTGAAAGTATTGAAACGGATCTGGGGGAATATATTCAGCAATTAGATGGCGAAGCCCCTTACCATATTGTAACTCCAGCCATGCATAAAAGCAAAGAAGATGTTGCCAGGCTATTCAGTCAAAAATTAGGTACACCGGCAAACCTTAGTCCGCAGGAGTTGACCCTGGTAGCCAGAGATATTCTTAGAAAAAAATATACCCGGGCAGAAGTTGGGGTAACCGGCGCAAATTTTATCATCAGTGATATTGGCGCCATTGCAGTTACTGAAAACGAAGGAAATGCAAGATTGAGCTGTTCATTTCCGAAAACACATATTGTGATAGTTGGTATTGAAAAAATGATTCCGTCTTTAACAGACCTTGGATTATTCTGGCCCTTGTTATCTACTTTTGGTACAGGACAAAAGGTGACCGTATACAATACTATCGTTACAGGGCCAAGTCAAGCAAATGAATCAGACGGCCCCGAAGAAATGTATGTGATATTGCTCGATAACGGCAGAACAAATATTTTACAAAACCCCAAACAAAGAGAAAGCCTGTACTGCATTCGCTGCGGCGCTTGCCTGAATGCCTGCCCCGTTTATAAAAACATTGGTGGACACAGTTATGGCGCCACCTACAGCGGCCCTATCGGCAGTGTAATCACCCCACACCTAAGCGGAATGGACGAATATAAGCATCTAAGTTACGCCTCGTCGTTATGCGGAAATTGCACCGAGGTTTGTGCGGTAAAAATTAATTTACATGAACTACTGTTGGAAAATAGAAAAGAAAGCGTAGAAGAAGGGCTGACTACTTTCAGTGAAAAGATGGCCTGGAAAGTTTGGAAGATAGCTTCGCTAAAAAGAGGACTAATGAACATGGGAAATGGCAATCTAAAAAACAAAGTAGTGAATGGCTTGTTTAAAGGCTGGAAAGAAAGCAGAAGTGATCTTCATTTCAGTCCAAAAACATTTAATGAAATGTGGAAGGATATGCACAAAACAAAATAA
- a CDS encoding isoprenyl transferase translates to MSLKDTIDIKRLPKHIAIIMDGNGRWAKEQGQDRLFGHFHGVESVRNIVEGSAELGIEYLTLYAFSTENWDRPEYEVSGLMELLVDTIRKEVPTLNKNNIRLHVIGDMGMLPDSAKRELNEALAETSANTGLNLVMALSYSSRWELVNAVKNIAKDVEAGKLASTDISQETLQQYLSTSDFPDPELMIRTSGEYRISNFLLYQLAYAELYFTNTRWPDFRKENLYEAIIDFQGRERRFGKTGDQIQQQDEIAHS, encoded by the coding sequence ATGAGTTTAAAAGATACCATAGATATAAAGCGACTTCCTAAGCATATTGCCATCATCATGGATGGGAATGGCAGATGGGCAAAAGAACAAGGACAGGACAGGCTTTTCGGCCATTTCCACGGGGTGGAAAGTGTACGAAACATTGTGGAAGGATCAGCCGAATTAGGCATCGAGTATCTTACCCTGTATGCATTCAGTACAGAAAACTGGGACAGGCCTGAATACGAAGTGTCAGGATTGATGGAATTGTTGGTTGATACGATTCGTAAAGAAGTACCAACCTTAAATAAAAATAATATCAGGTTACATGTAATCGGGGATATGGGTATGTTGCCCGACTCTGCTAAAAGGGAATTGAATGAAGCATTAGCAGAAACATCGGCAAATACAGGGCTTAACCTTGTGATGGCATTGAGTTATAGCAGCCGTTGGGAATTGGTAAATGCGGTAAAAAATATTGCGAAAGATGTTGAGGCCGGTAAATTAGCATCAACTGATATTTCGCAGGAAACCTTACAACAATACCTTTCTACCAGTGATTTTCCGGATCCGGAATTAATGATCAGAACCAGCGGAGAGTACCGCATCAGTAATTTCCTGCTGTACCAATTAGCTTATGCCGAACTGTATTTTACCAATACCAGATGGCCAGATTTCAGAAAAGAAAACCTGTATGAGGCAATTATTGATTTTCAGGGAAGGGAAAGGCGTTTTGGCAAAACCGGAGACCAGATTCAACAACAGGATGAAATAGCACACAGTTAA
- a CDS encoding BamA/OMP85 family outer membrane protein, with translation MQRIYRNTFLIVILIFIGISVKAGNVSDTTQPVSADPKLLEIFNAKLPVEYTIANITVTGTEAFDPNLIISISGLAIGDKVQIPGTDAFSKAIGKLWRQNLIADVQIFITKLSGKDIDIEIAVRERPRLAEFKFIGVKKGEQDDLEGKVGLSRDRVVTENMKLSAVEIINKFYADKGYRNVTVEIKEETVPAVANAVSLTFYINKGKKVKVNSLNFSGNEMVSDAKLKKQMKGTKEMTRITLYPPKYVSPYGAKNSKLTAKQYLSEMGFLSISKTKEFIDPYFRFKLFSGAKFNTEKYQEDKEHLLDYYNAQGYRDAMIVADTQVYNNKGNLDVDIKVSEGHQYYFGNIEWRGNTKYSDSILNVLLGIKKGDVYNLELLNKRLGKQLSAEGGDISSLYMDDGYLFFRIDPVETSVYNDTIDFEIRMMEGPQATIGNISIAGNDKTKDYVIRRELRTIPGEKFSRADIIRTQRELGQLGFFNPEKTTPNVVPNADNGTVDIGWNVEEKSNDQLELSAGFGGGIGLTGTLGITFNNFSINNILKKSTWDPLPSGDGQKLSARIQSNGKAYRSYNFSFTEPWLGGKKRNAFTVSFFNTKYANAYDSYTGSYCRSCGDTSYIKTIGVGVSLGKQLKWPDDYFSLIYSFNLQQYKLKNYSNIFNGISNGTSTNVSLKIALARSATQGNPIFPTGGSNFVVSGQFTLPYSLMGITNPSDNQYKFPEFHKWRFNGEYYVPIGMGHGEDKSKQFILKASAKFGFIGKYNKDKEISPFERFQLGDAGLSNNFALLGYDIIAHRGYPVYSNSNTKVNPDNVTPSEFFTIFNKYTLELRYPFSTNPSSTIYGLAFFEAANGWYKFKEYNPFKLRRSAGVGMRFFLPMFGLLGFDYGIGLDRIKAGEPIKSAFKFTFMLGQEPE, from the coding sequence ATGCAGCGTATTTACCGGAACACTTTTCTTATTGTAATATTAATTTTTATTGGCATATCAGTTAAAGCTGGAAATGTTTCAGATACCACCCAACCGGTATCCGCTGACCCTAAGTTGTTAGAAATATTCAATGCAAAACTTCCCGTAGAATATACAATTGCAAACATCACAGTCACAGGCACAGAAGCCTTTGATCCAAATTTGATCATTTCCATTTCGGGGTTAGCTATTGGTGACAAAGTTCAAATTCCCGGAACAGATGCTTTCAGCAAAGCGATTGGTAAACTTTGGCGTCAAAATCTTATTGCTGATGTTCAGATCTTTATTACTAAACTATCTGGAAAAGATATCGATATTGAAATTGCTGTTAGAGAAAGACCTCGATTGGCTGAATTCAAATTTATAGGGGTTAAAAAAGGAGAGCAAGATGATCTGGAAGGGAAAGTAGGTCTTTCAAGAGACAGAGTAGTCACAGAGAACATGAAGTTGAGTGCAGTAGAGATCATTAATAAATTTTATGCTGATAAGGGCTACAGAAATGTTACCGTTGAGATAAAAGAAGAAACTGTACCTGCAGTAGCAAATGCGGTGTCTCTTACATTTTATATTAATAAAGGAAAGAAAGTAAAAGTAAACTCACTTAACTTTTCCGGTAATGAAATGGTGTCTGACGCAAAGCTTAAAAAGCAAATGAAAGGGACAAAGGAAATGACAAGGATCACACTTTACCCTCCAAAATATGTTAGCCCATACGGAGCTAAAAATTCTAAATTAACTGCTAAACAATATTTGAGTGAGATGGGATTTTTGTCAATCTCAAAAACAAAAGAATTTATTGATCCCTACTTCAGATTCAAATTATTCAGCGGAGCAAAATTTAATACTGAAAAATACCAGGAAGACAAAGAACACTTATTAGATTACTATAATGCTCAAGGGTATAGAGATGCGATGATCGTTGCTGATACTCAGGTGTACAACAACAAAGGGAATTTGGATGTTGACATTAAAGTAAGCGAAGGCCATCAATATTATTTCGGTAATATCGAATGGAGAGGCAACACCAAATATTCTGATTCTATCTTAAATGTTTTATTGGGAATAAAGAAAGGAGATGTTTATAATCTTGAATTATTAAACAAAAGATTGGGTAAACAATTATCTGCGGAAGGTGGAGATATCAGTAGTTTATACATGGATGATGGGTATTTGTTTTTCAGAATAGATCCTGTCGAAACATCTGTATATAATGATACCATCGATTTTGAAATAAGAATGATGGAGGGACCTCAAGCCACTATCGGAAATATCAGCATAGCAGGAAATGACAAAACAAAAGACTATGTTATCCGTCGTGAATTAAGGACAATACCGGGAGAAAAATTCAGCCGGGCAGATATTATCAGAACGCAAAGAGAGTTAGGGCAATTAGGATTTTTTAATCCGGAAAAAACTACTCCTAATGTAGTGCCAAATGCTGATAACGGAACTGTTGATATTGGTTGGAATGTAGAAGAGAAATCGAATGACCAGTTAGAGCTTTCTGCAGGTTTTGGTGGTGGTATTGGTTTAACCGGAACATTGGGGATCACGTTTAACAATTTCTCTATTAATAATATACTTAAAAAATCTACCTGGGATCCATTACCTTCAGGAGATGGACAAAAACTAAGTGCCAGAATTCAATCTAACGGTAAAGCGTACAGGTCATATAATTTTTCATTTACTGAACCTTGGTTAGGCGGAAAAAAACGGAATGCATTTACGGTTAGCTTTTTCAATACCAAATATGCAAATGCGTATGATTCATATACAGGGTCTTATTGCAGATCATGTGGAGATACCTCTTATATAAAAACGATCGGAGTAGGGGTGTCGTTGGGTAAACAATTGAAATGGCCTGATGATTATTTTTCTTTGATCTATTCATTTAACCTGCAACAATACAAACTCAAGAATTATTCGAATATTTTCAATGGTATCAGTAATGGAACATCTACTAATGTTAGTTTGAAGATAGCCTTAGCACGAAGTGCTACTCAGGGAAATCCAATCTTCCCAACCGGCGGTTCTAATTTTGTAGTAAGTGGTCAGTTTACCTTACCGTATTCTTTGATGGGGATTACCAATCCGAGCGACAATCAATACAAATTTCCTGAATTTCATAAATGGAGATTTAACGGAGAATATTATGTGCCAATTGGAATGGGGCATGGGGAAGATAAGAGTAAGCAATTCATCTTAAAGGCCTCGGCTAAATTCGGGTTCATTGGTAAGTATAATAAGGATAAAGAAATCTCTCCTTTTGAGCGTTTTCAATTGGGAGATGCCGGGTTGAGTAATAATTTTGCTTTACTTGGATATGATATCATAGCACACAGAGGGTATCCGGTTTATTCTAATTCTAATACCAAAGTAAATCCTGATAATGTAACTCCGTCAGAATTTTTTACTATTTTCAATAAATATACGTTGGAACTAAGGTATCCGTTCAGCACCAACCCAAGCAGCACAATTTACGGGCTGGCCTTCTTTGAAGCGGCTAACGGATGGTATAAGTTTAAAGAATATAACCCGTTTAAGTTAAGACGTTCAGCTGGTGTGGGGATGCGTTTCTTCTTGCCAATGTTTGGACTGTTGGGATTTGACTATGGTATAGGGCTTGATAGAATAAAAGCCGGTGAGCCGATCAAAAGTGCGTTTAAATTTACATTTATGTTAGGTCAGGAACCTGAGTAA
- a CDS encoding SPFH domain-containing protein: protein MESHELIKWGLIIGIPLFVLLFYKFILRVFFGVVIVPEDKIGLVTKKFVLFGKQQLPEGRIVATEGEAGFQAQTLPPGIYFGKWIWQYEITFQSFTIIPTGQLGLVLAKDGAELETGSILGRKVECDSFQNAVDFLKNGGRKGRQTAIITPGSYRINTFLFEVIMTDMTSIPDNAVGVVTTQEGMPLEEGQIAGKIVEGHNKFQDVDAFMKNGGYKGLQEQVVLAGTYFLNPWFAKVDMVNMMEIPIGHVGVVISYVGAEGIDLSGSEFKHGNIVSKGQKGVWAEPLGPGKYPINPFIMKVELVPTTNLVLNWANARSESHQLDKHLSTITVRSRDGFPFNLDVSQIIHIPTTEAPKVIARFGNMNNLVSQVLEPTIGNYFRNSAQDSDVIAFLGTRKERQSSAKMHIGEVLDQYNVFGVDTLIGDIVPPESLMKTLTDRKIAEEQKVTYETEMKAQSTRQSLEKETAIADIQKEIVKADQGVLIAERVADASVKKATGEANSVRLQSTAEADRLKLLANGDAERIRVLAKANAEQIELLAKANAEQISLTGNAEAEKILAIGKSNAESYKLSVEAMGGNNFTQLKVMEAIGAQNIKIMPDVLIGGGSGDGANGPISGLLGLKLLEEIAKKKEQE from the coding sequence ATGGAATCACATGAACTTATCAAATGGGGATTGATAATCGGCATCCCCTTATTTGTACTCTTATTTTACAAATTTATTTTAAGGGTTTTCTTTGGCGTAGTAATAGTGCCTGAAGATAAGATTGGACTAGTAACAAAAAAATTCGTTCTCTTCGGAAAGCAGCAATTACCCGAAGGACGTATCGTTGCTACAGAAGGCGAAGCCGGCTTTCAGGCGCAGACATTACCTCCGGGTATTTATTTTGGGAAATGGATATGGCAATATGAGATCACTTTTCAATCTTTCACTATCATACCAACAGGGCAGCTGGGATTAGTGTTGGCAAAAGATGGAGCCGAATTGGAGACGGGTTCTATCTTAGGTAGAAAAGTAGAATGTGATAGTTTTCAGAATGCTGTTGATTTTTTAAAAAACGGAGGACGAAAAGGTCGTCAAACGGCTATTATTACACCGGGTTCTTATCGTATCAATACTTTTTTGTTTGAAGTGATCATGACAGATATGACCTCAATTCCTGATAATGCGGTAGGTGTGGTAACTACCCAGGAAGGTATGCCATTGGAAGAAGGACAGATTGCTGGTAAGATCGTGGAAGGCCATAACAAGTTTCAGGATGTGGATGCTTTCATGAAAAATGGTGGTTATAAAGGGTTGCAGGAGCAGGTAGTTTTGGCGGGAACCTATTTCCTTAATCCGTGGTTTGCCAAAGTAGATATGGTAAACATGATGGAAATACCGATTGGCCATGTTGGTGTAGTGATCAGCTATGTAGGAGCTGAGGGCATTGACTTGAGCGGATCTGAATTCAAACATGGTAATATTGTATCTAAAGGGCAGAAAGGCGTTTGGGCAGAACCGTTAGGTCCTGGTAAGTATCCGATCAATCCTTTTATTATGAAGGTTGAATTGGTGCCTACCACCAACCTGGTGTTGAACTGGGCGAATGCACGTAGCGAAAGTCATCAGTTGGATAAACATCTGTCAACTATTACTGTACGTAGTAGAGATGGGTTCCCTTTTAACCTGGATGTATCCCAGATCATCCATATCCCTACAACTGAGGCACCTAAAGTAATTGCACGTTTTGGTAATATGAATAACCTGGTAAGTCAGGTGCTCGAACCTACCATTGGTAACTATTTCAGAAACTCAGCGCAGGACAGTGATGTGATTGCGTTCTTAGGTACACGTAAAGAAAGACAAAGCTCTGCTAAAATGCATATTGGAGAGGTGCTGGATCAGTATAATGTATTTGGGGTAGATACATTGATTGGAGATATCGTGCCGCCGGAAAGTTTGATGAAAACATTGACCGATCGTAAGATTGCCGAAGAACAAAAAGTAACATATGAAACAGAGATGAAGGCGCAATCAACCAGGCAAAGCCTGGAAAAGGAAACGGCCATTGCAGATATTCAGAAGGAGATTGTAAAAGCTGACCAGGGCGTATTGATTGCAGAAAGAGTGGCAGATGCGTCGGTTAAAAAGGCAACCGGTGAGGCAAATAGTGTTCGTTTACAAAGTACAGCAGAAGCAGACAGGCTGAAATTGCTGGCGAATGGGGATGCAGAAAGGATCAGGGTATTGGCAAAAGCCAATGCCGAACAAATTGAATTATTAGCCAAAGCCAATGCCGAGCAGATATCATTAACTGGTAATGCCGAAGCGGAAAAGATCCTTGCCATTGGTAAATCAAACGCAGAATCTTATAAATTATCGGTCGAAGCCATGGGGGGCAACAATTTTACACAATTAAAAGTGATGGAAGCCATTGGGGCCCAAAATATCAAGATCATGCCAGATGTGTTGATTGGTGGCGGAAGTGGAGATGGTGCCAACGGGCCTATCAGTGGTTTGTTGGGGCTAAAACTTTTGGAAGAGATCGCCAAGAAGAAGGAGCAGGAGTAG
- a CDS encoding DMT family transporter: MLSNSPFKGPRGKAYFALAWVSIFWGTTWLASKVAVSNMPALQMIGFRQLLGGLMFVSFFLFKKESLPKGKQWFIILIMSCLNFMISNGFVIWAVRYIPSGLGAIIGAIFPLWLVIITMFQGKRIPLMALIGILLGFGGVCVIFYEHIQDFFNVDFRFGIMLSLIASVAWAFGTLFTQKNAKDFNPYFGIGIQMTISSLVFLSYAYASGNAIELSAIPSKVWWSILYLITIGSTATFVAYIYALKHLPISLTSVYAYINPIVAVLLGAFVLDEKITIFIIAGGLLALLGVYLVNSSFRKSVSAS; this comes from the coding sequence ATGTTGTCCAATTCCCCTTTTAAGGGGCCCAGAGGTAAAGCCTACTTTGCACTTGCCTGGGTAAGCATTTTTTGGGGTACAACATGGCTGGCGTCAAAGGTTGCCGTATCCAATATGCCTGCTCTACAAATGATTGGCTTTCGGCAATTATTAGGCGGATTGATGTTTGTTTCATTTTTTCTTTTTAAAAAAGAATCCCTGCCAAAAGGAAAGCAATGGTTTATTATTCTAATAATGAGTTGCCTGAATTTTATGATCAGCAACGGTTTTGTTATTTGGGCTGTAAGATATATCCCTAGTGGATTGGGTGCTATTATTGGTGCAATATTTCCGCTATGGCTGGTAATCATCACTATGTTTCAGGGAAAAAGAATTCCTTTGATGGCTTTAATTGGTATACTGCTTGGCTTTGGTGGTGTATGTGTTATTTTTTATGAGCACATTCAGGATTTTTTTAATGTTGATTTTCGTTTTGGAATTATGTTGTCGTTGATCGCATCTGTTGCCTGGGCTTTCGGCACGTTGTTTACACAAAAAAATGCTAAAGACTTCAATCCGTATTTTGGAATAGGGATACAAATGACCATTTCTAGTCTGGTGTTTTTAAGTTATGCATATGCAAGCGGAAATGCGATTGAATTGTCTGCGATTCCTTCTAAAGTATGGTGGTCAATTTTATATCTGATCACTATTGGATCAACGGCCACTTTCGTTGCGTATATCTATGCTTTAAAACATTTGCCGATATCGCTGACATCTGTATATGCATACATCAATCCGATCGTAGCTGTATTATTAGGTGCTTTTGTGTTGGATGAAAAAATAACCATTTTTATAATTGCAGGCGGACTGCTGGCATTGCTCGGCGTGTATCTAGTAAATAGCAGCTTTAGAAAAAGCGTCTCAGCATCATGA